A portion of the Chromobacterium sp. IIBBL 290-4 genome contains these proteins:
- a CDS encoding PAAR domain-containing protein, with the protein MKAAIRLGDPTDHGGKVVSAASSTTLFGKQVACVGDSVTCPQQGHVNCTIVEGDGGWLVGGKAVALDGHKVSCGATLISTLPQVSKG; encoded by the coding sequence ATGAAAGCGGCGATTCGATTAGGCGATCCCACCGACCACGGCGGCAAAGTAGTGAGCGCCGCCTCCAGCACCACCTTGTTCGGCAAGCAGGTGGCTTGCGTCGGCGATTCCGTCACCTGCCCGCAGCAAGGGCATGTCAATTGCACCATCGTCGAAGGCGACGGCGGCTGGCTGGTGGGCGGCAAAGCCGTGGCGCTGGACGGCCACAAGGTCAGCTGCGGCGCCACCCTGATTTCCACGCTGCCACAGGTCAGCAAGGGTTAA
- the tssA gene encoding type VI secretion system protein TssA, producing the protein MDQNIEHLMQPISPAAPAGEDLAYSAVFDQIREARRRDDPSLSQGDWEQALKTADWPLVIRLCEAALQNQSKDLQLLVWHAEAQAQVNGVQGLSKGLALVNGWLERYWENGFPELDPHDLDERVAKLEWMNQQLGNALRNVPLTKPEFGGYSWHQWQQSRDVENLGLKDSEAREAAIAEGKLSGDAFEKAAVQSGLNWFQAKAEELVALLTAYEELDGWADQRFGAEAPSLADIRNAIYACQDLVLRYRQQLGGNKPAAAPQAQVVEERPAVSPAMPSPVHTAAPATTFNGQIRSRQEAVTALTEVARYFRHNEPHSPVALLAERAARWAEMSLEEWLQHVVKDSGTLSQLQELLDVKQD; encoded by the coding sequence ATGGATCAGAATATTGAGCATTTGATGCAGCCGATCAGCCCGGCTGCGCCGGCCGGCGAAGACCTGGCGTACTCGGCGGTTTTCGACCAGATCCGCGAAGCGCGCCGCCGCGACGATCCGTCGCTGTCGCAGGGCGATTGGGAGCAGGCGCTGAAAACGGCCGACTGGCCGCTGGTGATCCGCCTGTGCGAGGCCGCGTTGCAAAACCAGAGCAAGGATTTGCAGCTGTTGGTCTGGCATGCCGAGGCGCAAGCCCAGGTCAATGGCGTGCAGGGCTTGTCCAAGGGCCTGGCGCTGGTGAACGGCTGGCTGGAGCGCTATTGGGAAAACGGCTTCCCCGAACTGGATCCGCATGATCTGGACGAGCGCGTGGCCAAGCTGGAGTGGATGAACCAGCAGCTGGGCAACGCGCTGCGCAATGTGCCGCTGACCAAGCCGGAATTCGGCGGCTACAGCTGGCACCAGTGGCAGCAGTCGCGCGATGTGGAGAATCTGGGCTTGAAAGACAGCGAGGCGCGCGAGGCGGCCATCGCCGAAGGCAAGCTCAGCGGCGACGCGTTCGAGAAAGCCGCCGTGCAGTCCGGCCTGAACTGGTTCCAGGCCAAGGCCGAGGAACTGGTGGCGCTGCTGACCGCGTACGAAGAGCTGGATGGCTGGGCGGACCAGCGCTTCGGCGCGGAAGCGCCCAGCCTGGCCGACATCCGCAACGCCATCTACGCCTGCCAGGATTTGGTCCTGCGCTACCGCCAACAACTGGGCGGCAACAAGCCGGCGGCCGCGCCGCAAGCCCAGGTCGTCGAGGAACGCCCCGCCGTGAGTCCCGCCATGCCCAGTCCAGTTCACACCGCCGCGCCGGCCACCACCTTCAATGGCCAGATCCGCAGCCGCCAAGAAGCGGTAACCGCTTTGACTGAAGTGGCGCGTTATTTCCGCCACAACGAGCCGCACAGCCCGGTGGCGCTGCTGGCCGAGCGCGCCGCCCGCTGGGCCGAGATGAGCCTGGAGGAATGGCTGCAGCATGTGGTGAAGGACAGCGGCACGCTGAGCCAGCTGCAAGAGCTATTGGACGTCAAGCAAGACTAA
- a CDS encoding IS256 family transposase, producing the protein MSSKKHDVPDTLLDSLLADYQKPEDLIGENGLLKQLTKLLVEKALDAEMAAHLGHSKHEPVLNPAGNTRNGKSRKTLKGEFGELPIEVPRDRQGTFEPQLIPKHQTRWTGFDDKVISLYARGMTVREIQAHLEEMYGTEVSPSLISSITDSVTEEVKAWQARPLDSLYPIIYLDCIHVKVREGAVRVKAVYLAIGITLAGEKEVLGMWLAQTEGAKFWLQVVTELRNRGVQDIFIACVDGLKGFPEAIEAVFPKAAVQLCIVHMVRHSLNYVSWKRRAEVAADLKRIYQSATLDEAEQRLGEFEAKWDDEYLPIGQSWRRNWARLTPFFDYPPEIRKVIYTTNAIESVNMSLRKLTKNRGSFPSDEALLKLFYLALRNISQKWTMPIRDWKAALTRFTIQFEERIPQA; encoded by the coding sequence ATGAGCTCAAAGAAACACGACGTACCTGACACACTACTGGACAGCTTGCTGGCCGACTATCAGAAGCCCGAAGACCTCATCGGTGAGAACGGCCTACTCAAGCAACTGACCAAGCTGCTGGTCGAGAAAGCACTGGATGCTGAGATGGCCGCACACCTCGGCCATAGCAAACACGAGCCGGTGCTCAATCCAGCCGGCAACACCCGGAACGGCAAGAGCCGCAAGACCCTCAAGGGCGAGTTCGGCGAATTGCCTATCGAAGTGCCACGAGACCGCCAGGGTACCTTCGAGCCGCAACTCATTCCCAAGCACCAGACCCGCTGGACCGGCTTCGACGACAAAGTCATCTCGCTTTACGCCCGTGGTATGACTGTTCGGGAAATCCAGGCCCATCTGGAAGAGATGTACGGCACCGAGGTCTCGCCCAGCCTGATCTCCTCCATCACCGATTCCGTCACAGAAGAGGTCAAGGCGTGGCAGGCTCGCCCCCTGGACTCGCTCTATCCGATCATCTACCTCGACTGCATCCACGTGAAAGTACGTGAGGGAGCTGTACGTGTGAAAGCCGTCTATCTCGCCATCGGTATTACCCTGGCTGGAGAGAAGGAGGTTCTGGGGATGTGGCTGGCTCAGACGGAAGGAGCCAAGTTTTGGCTTCAGGTCGTGACCGAGCTGCGTAACCGGGGCGTACAGGACATCTTTATCGCCTGCGTCGATGGTCTGAAGGGTTTCCCGGAAGCGATCGAGGCGGTCTTCCCGAAAGCAGCGGTGCAGTTGTGCATCGTGCACATGGTGCGACACAGCCTGAACTACGTGTCGTGGAAGCGGCGTGCTGAAGTAGCCGCCGACCTGAAGCGAATCTACCAATCGGCCACCCTCGACGAAGCTGAGCAGCGGCTAGGTGAGTTTGAGGCCAAGTGGGATGACGAGTATTTGCCAATTGGTCAGTCCTGGCGGCGCAACTGGGCTCGGTTGACGCCATTCTTCGACTACCCGCCGGAGATCAGGAAAGTGATCTACACCACTAATGCCATCGAGTCGGTGAATATGAGTCTGCGAAAGCTGACCAAGAATCGGGGCTCGTTCCCGAGTGATGAGGCATTGCTGAAACTGTTCTATCTGGCGCTAAGGAACATCAGTCAGAAGTGGACCATGCCGATTCGGGATTGGAAGGCAGCGCTGACTCGCTTTACCATTCAGTTCGAGGAACGCATTCCACAGGCGTAA
- a CDS encoding MFS transporter, with product MILGVRQEAWRRLAVSRTYGEGVSVQAESSVERKSLALRQQRAFLALACVQATLIFTITLIAVPLPSIGREFALDTASLILVNAAYGLAFSGLLLLGGRLSDRFGGRRVFRAGLLAFGAASAAAGLASGLEMLLAMRFLQGAGAALVAPAALSLLRGVFPEPADFGRAMASWGGVSVLGATAGTVISGVLTSWLSWRWMFGVPFAVCVAALLSLRVWLPFFDEARSGDSLDLGGAALATAGISLASYGLILSGEAGWQSPGVLSPLLAGGAFLFCFFQLERRIASPLLPPGFLAEPGRLAGLIGILLAAASMGLVTFLLSLYLQQIKGWTPLWTAWGFIPYLAALIAVSQIAAPWAARFGAARLLIAGLLLGALGLAWLAGLDRQSSYAAGVLPGLLLLPAGTALMFSASAVMATRDVPPKQAGLAGGVMNTAMELGPTAGLAAFMSVAAAATDAVTGYAWAFAAAAGTFIAAAAAIALLLKASRDQARRLAAENR from the coding sequence ATGATATTGGGCGTGCGCCAGGAGGCCTGGCGCCGCTTGGCGGTGAGTCGAACCTATGGAGAAGGAGTCTCTGTGCAAGCGGAAAGTAGCGTGGAACGTAAGTCATTAGCCCTCCGGCAGCAAAGGGCTTTCTTGGCCTTGGCCTGTGTCCAGGCGACCTTGATCTTCACTATCACCTTGATCGCCGTGCCTTTGCCGAGCATAGGGCGCGAGTTCGCTTTGGATACCGCCTCTTTGATCTTGGTGAACGCCGCCTATGGCTTGGCGTTCAGCGGCTTATTGCTGCTTGGCGGTCGTTTGAGCGATCGGTTTGGCGGACGGCGGGTCTTTCGCGCCGGGCTTTTGGCATTCGGCGCGGCCTCGGCAGCGGCTGGGCTGGCATCGGGTCTGGAGATGCTGCTGGCGATGCGCTTCTTGCAAGGCGCGGGCGCGGCCTTGGTTGCGCCCGCGGCCCTATCGCTATTGCGCGGCGTGTTCCCTGAGCCGGCGGATTTCGGACGCGCGATGGCGAGTTGGGGCGGCGTGTCGGTATTGGGCGCTACGGCCGGCACGGTGATTTCCGGCGTGTTGACCAGTTGGTTGTCATGGCGTTGGATGTTTGGCGTGCCGTTTGCGGTGTGTGTCGCGGCGCTGCTGAGCCTGAGAGTTTGGCTGCCCTTTTTCGATGAGGCGCGTAGCGGCGACAGTCTGGACCTGGGCGGCGCGGCCTTGGCCACCGCCGGTATTTCCCTTGCCAGCTATGGCTTGATTTTAAGCGGGGAGGCAGGGTGGCAATCTCCCGGCGTGCTGTCACCGTTGTTGGCGGGCGGGGCGTTTCTGTTCTGCTTTTTCCAGCTTGAGCGTCGCATCGCGTCGCCTTTATTGCCGCCGGGTTTTCTCGCGGAGCCAGGCCGTTTGGCGGGGTTGATCGGCATCTTGCTGGCGGCGGCGAGCATGGGCCTGGTGACATTCCTGCTGTCTTTGTATCTGCAACAGATTAAGGGCTGGACGCCTTTGTGGACGGCGTGGGGGTTTATTCCCTATTTGGCGGCGCTGATTGCAGTCAGCCAGATCGCGGCGCCATGGGCGGCGCGGTTTGGGGCGGCCCGTTTGCTGATCGCGGGCTTGCTGCTCGGCGCTTTGGGCTTGGCATGGCTGGCCGGTTTGGATCGTCAATCTTCCTATGCGGCGGGCGTGTTGCCGGGCCTGCTGCTGTTGCCGGCGGGAACGGCTTTGATGTTCTCCGCTTCCGCGGTGATGGCGACCCGCGATGTGCCGCCAAAGCAGGCGGGCTTGGCGGGCGGTGTGATGAATACGGCGATGGAGTTGGGGCCAACGGCAGGGCTGGCTGCTTTCATGTCGGTTGCCGCAGCCGCGACGGATGCTGTGACGGGTTATGCCTGGGCTTTCGCCGCTGCGGCGGGGACGTTTATCGCGGCGGCTGCGGCGATCGCTCTCTTGCTGAAGGCAAGTCGCGACCAAGCGCGGCGGCTGGCGGCGGAAAACCGTTGA
- a CDS encoding GNAT family N-acetyltransferase: protein MMMEDKPLTAWHGRPASREEWRMAMRWAEAEGWDLGLGDADCFFDADPHGFYLGFAEGRAVASASAVNLDAGYCHIGHYLADPACRGKGWARQTWALAMRHAGDRTAGCDGMPAQIGNYQKWGMEAQYRTLRLSGVPIALPQAEPELESVTAAVLESVAAYDRQCGGVQRHALLRRWFLGEGRRGWLSRAADGRINGLLGLRASSAGYRLGPFYADEDGVRQKLFRQALACLPPGAMLTLDAPETAGELIREAQERGLREIFHTYRMYRGAAPQARMDRIHAIASLELG, encoded by the coding sequence ATGATGATGGAAGACAAGCCGTTGACGGCTTGGCATGGCCGACCGGCCAGCCGGGAAGAGTGGCGAATGGCGATGCGTTGGGCGGAGGCCGAGGGTTGGGATTTGGGCCTGGGCGATGCGGACTGCTTTTTCGATGCCGATCCGCATGGTTTCTATCTTGGTTTTGCGGAGGGCAGGGCGGTGGCTTCGGCATCGGCTGTCAATTTGGACGCGGGCTATTGCCATATCGGCCATTACTTGGCGGATCCTGCCTGCCGCGGCAAGGGCTGGGCGAGGCAAACCTGGGCGCTGGCGATGCGGCATGCCGGCGACAGGACTGCGGGTTGCGATGGCATGCCGGCGCAGATCGGCAATTACCAAAAGTGGGGCATGGAGGCGCAGTATCGCACTTTGCGGCTAAGCGGCGTTCCGATTGCCCTTCCTCAGGCTGAGCCAGAGCTGGAGAGCGTCACGGCAGCTGTGCTGGAGTCGGTCGCTGCGTATGACCGGCAATGCGGCGGCGTGCAGCGCCATGCCTTATTGCGGCGCTGGTTTTTGGGGGAGGGGCGGCGCGGATGGCTGAGCCGCGCGGCGGATGGGCGCATCAATGGCCTGTTGGGCTTGCGCGCCTCCAGCGCGGGATACCGGCTGGGGCCGTTCTATGCCGATGAGGATGGGGTCAGGCAAAAGCTGTTTCGCCAGGCGCTGGCCTGCTTGCCCCCTGGCGCGATGCTGACGCTGGATGCGCCTGAAACTGCGGGGGAATTGATAAGGGAGGCCCAGGAGCGCGGGCTGCGCGAAATCTTCCATACCTACCGCATGTATCGGGGCGCCGCGCCGCAGGCCAGGATGGATCGAATCCATGCGATAGCCTCGCTCGAACTGGGCTGA
- a CDS encoding LysE family translocator, which produces MLSLSVLSLYLAALVAVYVLPGPDMALVMATSASRGAGTGLLTALGIAASRFLHVMMSGLGLAALMATHLQLFNAVRWIGAAYLLWLAWKVIRAKPAAEDAPAAAESGRAAIARGFLTNLLNPKALMFCALFLPQFVSPAHGAMLPQFALLGLILVAVGLAFDTAYAFAASGLARRLKGRGPAAKLQKSLLGGVFVLMAGRLIFG; this is translated from the coding sequence ATGCTGTCCCTATCTGTGCTGTCGCTATACCTTGCCGCCTTGGTCGCCGTTTACGTCTTGCCGGGGCCGGACATGGCCTTGGTGATGGCCACTTCGGCCAGCCGCGGCGCCGGAACCGGCTTGTTGACGGCGCTGGGCATCGCCGCCTCGCGCTTTCTGCATGTGATGATGTCCGGCCTGGGACTGGCCGCCTTGATGGCGACCCATCTGCAGCTGTTCAACGCCGTGCGCTGGATAGGCGCGGCCTATCTGCTCTGGCTGGCGTGGAAGGTGATTCGCGCCAAACCCGCCGCCGAAGACGCGCCCGCGGCGGCGGAGTCCGGCCGCGCCGCGATCGCCCGCGGCTTCCTCACCAATCTGCTCAACCCCAAGGCGCTGATGTTCTGCGCGCTATTCCTGCCGCAATTCGTCTCGCCGGCGCACGGCGCGATGCTGCCGCAGTTCGCGCTGCTTGGCCTGATTCTGGTGGCGGTGGGGCTGGCCTTCGACACCGCTTACGCTTTCGCCGCCAGCGGCCTGGCCCGCCGCCTGAAGGGCCGCGGCCCTGCCGCCAAATTGCAGAAAAGCTTGCTCGGCGGCGTGTTCGTCCTCATGGCCGGCCGGCTGATCTTCGGCTAA
- a CDS encoding Lrp/AsnC family transcriptional regulator, translated as MNSSKLALDDVDIALMDLLQRDGRLSNAKLAEQVALSETPCWRRLKRLEADGYIEGYQAVLSRKKLGYGVLAFVQVSLGSHTGDAPLDFEDRVQAIPEVLSCHNLTGESDYLLQVVAEDLEAFGVFVRDVLRDLPGVASIRSSLSLREVKMSGRLPLGA; from the coding sequence ATGAATTCTTCTAAATTAGCGCTGGATGATGTGGATATCGCCCTGATGGACTTGCTGCAGCGGGACGGGCGGCTGTCCAACGCCAAGCTGGCCGAACAGGTGGCGCTGAGCGAAACGCCGTGCTGGCGCCGGCTCAAGCGGCTGGAAGCCGACGGTTATATCGAGGGCTATCAGGCGGTGTTGAGCCGCAAGAAGCTAGGCTATGGCGTATTGGCCTTTGTGCAGGTCAGCCTGGGCAGCCATACCGGTGACGCGCCGCTGGATTTCGAGGACCGGGTGCAGGCCATACCGGAGGTGCTGTCCTGCCATAACCTGACCGGCGAAAGCGATTATCTGCTGCAAGTGGTGGCGGAGGATCTGGAGGCGTTCGGCGTCTTCGTCCGCGATGTGCTGCGCGATCTGCCGGGCGTAGCGTCGATACGCTCCAGTTTGTCGCTGCGCGAGGTGAAGATGTCGGGCCGGCTGCCGCTGGGGGCTTAG
- a CDS encoding MerR family DNA-binding protein has translation MPATALRIIRDAQRAGVSLDEIKQIQPADIRSWQHAELLAMLGRKVAEIESQQARLAHNKAHLQDLDPIDRIQTRRHGLRRQRRQGDGEHARRRQTISPLHIRVLWGLASSSLLPACWVLKCFSPAMAGWSGAARLSGHRHLRFSIPLGLRP, from the coding sequence ATGCCGGCGACGGCGCTGCGCATCATCCGCGATGCGCAGCGGGCGGGGGTTTCTCTTGATGAGATCAAACAAATCCAGCCGGCGGATATCCGCTCCTGGCAACATGCCGAGTTATTGGCGATGCTTGGCCGCAAGGTGGCGGAGATTGAATCGCAGCAGGCGAGGCTGGCGCACAACAAGGCGCACCTTCAAGACCTTGATCCAATTGATCGAATCCAAACCAGAAGACATGGACTGCGCAGACAACGCCGCCAGGGTGATGGCGAGCATGCGCGGCGCCGACAAACCATAAGTCCGCTCCATATCCGCGTCCTTTGGGGGCTAGCCAGCTCAAGCCTGCTTCCCGCTTGCTGGGTGCTGAAATGTTTTAGCCCGGCGATGGCGGGATGGTCTGGCGCAGCCCGCTTATCCGGACATCGTCATCTTCGTTTCAGCATCCCTCTCGGCCTCCGACCTTAA
- a CDS encoding LysR substrate-binding domain-containing protein, giving the protein MRRKIPSSAALLAFEAAARHGSFARAAEELALTEGAISRQIARLEDFLGLPLFERIGNRVRLAPHGMRYAAQVRETLERLERDSQYLMGQAAAAGSIDIAALPTFASRWLIPRLKRFHDRHPNITVNLAERMEPFALAGSGFDAAIHFEHPAWAGMHTYRLVQEVLIPVCHPDWLAETAPKRALDDLPRLHRRQNPEAWARYAQETGIPLTQAAAGARYDLHAMLIEAALAGLGVALVPRLYVEAELAQGRLLAPWPAAPSVAKQFCLVLPRPVELCDAPAQAFADWLRSEAERDAETKMTMSG; this is encoded by the coding sequence ATGAGGCGCAAAATACCCAGCAGCGCCGCGCTGCTGGCTTTCGAGGCGGCGGCGCGGCACGGCAGCTTTGCCCGCGCCGCCGAGGAGCTGGCGTTGACGGAAGGCGCGATCAGCCGCCAGATTGCGCGGCTGGAAGATTTTCTCGGCCTGCCGCTGTTCGAGCGCATAGGCAACCGCGTCCGGCTCGCCCCGCACGGCATGCGTTACGCCGCCCAGGTTCGCGAAACGCTGGAACGGCTGGAGCGCGACAGCCAATACCTGATGGGACAAGCCGCCGCCGCGGGCAGCATCGATATCGCCGCGCTGCCGACCTTCGCCAGCCGCTGGCTGATCCCGCGCTTGAAACGCTTCCATGATCGCCATCCCAACATCACGGTAAATCTGGCCGAACGAATGGAGCCCTTCGCCTTGGCCGGCAGCGGCTTCGACGCCGCCATCCATTTCGAACACCCCGCCTGGGCCGGCATGCACACCTATAGACTGGTGCAGGAAGTCCTCATCCCGGTTTGCCACCCGGACTGGCTGGCCGAGACTGCGCCGAAGCGGGCGCTGGATGACTTGCCGCGCCTGCACCGCCGGCAAAACCCCGAGGCCTGGGCGCGCTATGCGCAAGAGACCGGCATTCCGCTGACGCAAGCCGCCGCCGGCGCCCGTTACGATCTGCACGCGATGTTGATCGAGGCGGCCTTGGCCGGCCTGGGCGTGGCGCTGGTGCCGCGCTTGTATGTGGAGGCGGAGTTGGCGCAAGGGCGGCTGCTGGCGCCATGGCCCGCCGCGCCCAGCGTGGCCAAACAGTTCTGCCTGGTCCTGCCTCGCCCGGTCGAGCTGTGCGACGCGCCCGCGCAAGCTTTCGCGGACTGGTTAAGGTCGGAGGCCGAGAGGGATGCTGAAACGAAGATGACGATGTCCGGATAA
- a CDS encoding DUF4286 family protein, protein MLYFVECSYADPGSEAEWNRFYNEDKLPALLAVPGFLNSQRFQAVGHDGPAYLAIHTLAGPETLDSDAYRRNGGGNFASWQTHIFDWRRNLYLGAQAPAIGERDYLAISEQGPEALLAMGAQPDEIQAAGLERSTASRWLAAWRPVEGQGAADLAADLRLYAPLTARLFPGQSLARQTGLAADISAD, encoded by the coding sequence ATGCTTTATTTTGTCGAATGCAGCTATGCCGACCCCGGCAGCGAGGCGGAATGGAATCGTTTTTACAACGAAGACAAACTGCCCGCGCTGTTGGCGGTGCCTGGTTTTTTGAACTCGCAGCGTTTCCAGGCGGTGGGCCATGATGGCCCGGCCTATCTCGCCATCCATACGCTCGCCGGGCCCGAAACGCTGGATTCGGACGCTTATCGGCGCAATGGCGGCGGCAACTTCGCCAGCTGGCAAACGCATATCTTCGACTGGCGTCGCAATCTTTATCTTGGCGCGCAGGCGCCAGCCATAGGCGAGCGCGATTATCTGGCCATCAGCGAGCAGGGGCCGGAGGCCTTGCTGGCGATGGGTGCGCAGCCGGATGAAATCCAGGCGGCGGGTTTGGAGCGGTCTACGGCATCGCGCTGGCTGGCGGCATGGCGTCCGGTCGAGGGGCAGGGCGCGGCTGACTTGGCGGCGGACCTTAGATTGTACGCGCCGCTCACCGCGCGCTTGTTCCCTGGCCAGTCCCTGGCCCGGCAGACCGGCCTGGCTGCCGACATTTCCGCTGACTGA
- a CDS encoding MBL fold metallo-hydrolase, with protein MGLPCRQIGDYAVTALSDGYLDCGLELLSPIDMEEAARMQRAANVLAPAAIHINCYLIRGRGRAVLIDAGAGGRKGWGGELPVRLRQLGVSAVDIDAILLTHAHPDHIGGLLDSAGQAAFPNAELLLSQRELQFWQDDGQMSRASERARGNFLIARQTFDRYRAGLRTFHSGEVWPGILAMPLAGHTVGHTGFLLASGAESLLIWGGVVHFPHIQIARPEVSIAFDQDAAIAAAMRAKLLEQACAESLLIAGMHLGEAGFARILRDGGGFRIDYENERGPKAASKGPSWAM; from the coding sequence ATGGGTCTTCCTTGCCGCCAGATTGGCGACTATGCGGTCACCGCGCTCAGCGATGGATATTTGGATTGCGGCTTGGAGTTGCTGAGCCCCATCGATATGGAGGAGGCGGCCAGGATGCAAAGGGCGGCGAATGTGCTTGCCCCCGCCGCCATCCATATCAATTGCTATCTGATTCGCGGCCGAGGCCGTGCCGTGCTGATCGATGCCGGCGCGGGCGGGCGCAAAGGCTGGGGCGGCGAGCTGCCGGTGCGTTTGCGGCAATTGGGCGTTTCTGCGGTGGATATCGACGCGATTTTGCTGACGCATGCGCATCCCGACCATATCGGCGGCTTGCTGGATAGCGCCGGCCAGGCGGCGTTTCCGAACGCCGAGTTGCTGTTGAGCCAGCGCGAGCTTCAGTTCTGGCAGGATGATGGGCAGATGAGCCGCGCCAGCGAGCGGGCGCGCGGCAATTTCCTGATTGCCCGGCAGACATTTGACCGTTACCGGGCCGGGTTGCGAACCTTTCACTCCGGCGAGGTTTGGCCCGGCATTCTGGCGATGCCGCTGGCGGGCCATACCGTGGGCCATACCGGTTTTCTATTGGCTTCCGGCGCGGAAAGCCTGCTGATATGGGGGGGTGTGGTGCATTTCCCCCATATCCAGATCGCCCGCCCCGAGGTTTCCATCGCCTTCGATCAAGATGCCGCCATCGCCGCCGCGATGCGGGCCAAACTGCTGGAGCAAGCCTGCGCGGAGAGTCTGCTGATTGCCGGCATGCATCTGGGCGAGGCCGGGTTCGCCCGCATTCTGCGCGATGGAGGCGGGTTTCGCATCGACTATGAAAACGAGCGGGGCCCGAAGGCGGCAAGCAAGGGGCCGAGCTGGGCGATGTGA
- the chrA gene encoding chromate efflux transporter, which yields MAHRQTAEPSDTTSILGIFWIFLRLGCTSFGGPVAHLGYFREAFVNRRRWLDDQAYGDLVSLSQFLPGPASSQVGIGLGLLRGGVPGALAAWLGFTLPSALALAAFGMAVTHAGQGIGGMWLHGLKVVAVAVVAQALWGMGKSLCPDQERASLSVAAAAAAVFWPGVWTQIAVIVASGLLGFAWFRSAGSPFPVRLSKRWGMAALALFALILALSPLAAARGGYGLQLFDSFYRSGALVFGGGHVVLPVLQAEVVPRGWVSNDAFLAGYGAAQAAPGPLFTFAAYLGAVSGGWLGAAAALTAIFLPGFLLMIGALPLWEGLRRRAGMQRAMLGVNAAVVGLLLAAFYHPVWTSAILSSADFALAAAAFLLLALWKLPPWLVVALCALAAGLGVH from the coding sequence ATGGCGCATCGGCAAACGGCGGAGCCGTCTGACACCACCTCGATACTTGGCATTTTTTGGATTTTCCTGCGGCTGGGCTGCACCAGCTTTGGCGGTCCGGTCGCCCATCTGGGCTATTTCCGCGAGGCTTTCGTCAACCGCCGCCGCTGGCTGGATGACCAGGCTTATGGCGATCTGGTGTCCTTGAGCCAGTTTTTGCCCGGGCCCGCCAGCAGCCAGGTCGGCATCGGTCTGGGGCTGCTGCGCGGCGGCGTGCCTGGCGCGCTGGCCGCTTGGCTGGGTTTTACCTTGCCTTCGGCTCTGGCGCTGGCGGCGTTCGGCATGGCGGTGACGCATGCCGGGCAAGGCATAGGCGGAATGTGGCTGCATGGTCTCAAGGTGGTGGCGGTCGCCGTGGTGGCGCAGGCTTTGTGGGGGATGGGCAAGAGCTTGTGCCCGGACCAGGAACGGGCCAGCCTGTCGGTAGCCGCGGCCGCCGCCGCGGTTTTCTGGCCTGGCGTCTGGACTCAGATCGCCGTGATTGTCGCCAGCGGCTTGCTGGGTTTTGCCTGGTTTCGCTCGGCGGGCAGCCCATTTCCGGTGCGCTTGAGCAAACGATGGGGGATGGCCGCGCTGGCGCTGTTCGCTTTGATCCTGGCGCTGTCGCCGCTGGCGGCGGCGCGCGGCGGCTATGGCTTGCAGCTGTTCGACAGCTTTTATCGCTCGGGCGCGCTGGTGTTCGGCGGCGGCCATGTGGTGCTGCCCGTTTTGCAGGCCGAGGTGGTGCCGCGCGGCTGGGTCAGCAACGACGCCTTCCTGGCCGGCTACGGCGCGGCGCAGGCGGCGCCGGGGCCGCTGTTCACTTTCGCCGCTTATCTGGGCGCGGTGTCTGGCGGCTGGCTGGGCGCGGCGGCGGCGCTGACGGCGATTTTCCTGCCGGGCTTCTTGTTGATGATAGGCGCCCTGCCTTTGTGGGAGGGCTTGCGCAGGCGCGCCGGCATGCAGCGCGCCATGTTGGGCGTGAACGCCGCGGTGGTGGGGCTGTTGTTGGCCGCTTTTTACCATCCGGTGTGGACCAGCGCCATTTTGTCGTCCGCGGATTTCGCCCTGGCCGCCGCCGCGTTTCTGCTGTTGGCGCTTTGGAAGCTGCCGCCTTGGCTGGTGGTGGCCCTGTGCGCCTTGGCGGCGGGCTTGGGCGTGCATTGA
- a CDS encoding cytochrome b562: MFSFEKPWWIPGAALLMLALTGAAQAGELKSLMKDMKTAMNGAMGSAGDAEFSSYLQRLRLDADRAAKLPYPDNQTDYREGMRALSADLDKAEQFAKAGDLAAAKRSLQAANQTKKRYHHLLN, encoded by the coding sequence ATGTTTTCATTTGAAAAGCCATGGTGGATTCCAGGCGCGGCGTTATTGATGTTGGCGCTGACCGGGGCGGCACAGGCCGGCGAACTGAAAAGCCTGATGAAGGACATGAAGACGGCGATGAACGGCGCGATGGGCAGCGCGGGGGACGCCGAGTTTTCCAGCTATTTGCAGCGCTTGCGCCTGGATGCGGACCGCGCCGCCAAGCTGCCTTATCCCGACAATCAGACGGATTACCGAGAGGGCATGCGCGCCCTGAGCGCCGATCTGGACAAGGCGGAGCAGTTCGCCAAGGCCGGCGATCTGGCGGCGGCCAAGCGCTCGCTGCAGGCGGCCAACCAGACCAAGAAGCGCTACCACCATCTGCTTAACTGA